A portion of the Rhodanobacter sp. AS-Z3 genome contains these proteins:
- the leuD gene encoding 3-isopropylmalate dehydratase small subunit, translated as MKPVTRLHSRTAVLADENIDTDRIIPARFLTTTTRDGLGKLCFHDWRYQADGSDNPAFPLNRPEAHGCAILVAGRNFGCGSSREHAPWALLDYGIHAVLCSEIADIFRGNALKNGLLAIVVSAPEHQWLLDHPGIELTIDVREQFIALPDGGRIPFRLEAFARHCLLNGVDQLGYLLQQADQIDAFVRERERQEAAIHGHTFQQNRLRSNGVNP; from the coding sequence ATGAAGCCCGTGACCCGCCTCCATTCCCGCACCGCCGTACTGGCCGATGAAAACATCGACACCGATCGGATCATCCCGGCGCGCTTCCTCACCACCACCACCCGTGACGGGCTGGGCAAGTTGTGTTTCCACGACTGGCGCTACCAGGCTGACGGCAGCGACAACCCGGCATTCCCGTTGAATCGACCGGAAGCACACGGCTGCGCGATCCTCGTCGCCGGGCGCAACTTCGGTTGTGGCTCATCACGCGAACACGCGCCGTGGGCATTGCTCGATTACGGCATCCACGCGGTGCTGTGCAGCGAGATCGCGGACATCTTCCGCGGCAATGCGCTGAAGAACGGCCTGTTGGCGATCGTGGTCAGCGCACCCGAACACCAGTGGCTGCTCGATCACCCCGGTATCGAACTGACCATTGACGTGCGTGAGCAGTTCATCGCCCTGCCCGACGGCGGACGCATTCCGTTCCGGCTGGAAGCATTCGCGCGGCATTGCCTGCTCAACGGCGTCGATCAACTGGGCTATCTGCTGCAGCAGGCCGATCAAATTGATGCGTTCGTCCGTGAACGCGAACGTCAAGAAGCGGCCATCCATGGCCACACTTTTCAACAAAACCGGCTGCGATCAAACGGAGTAAACCCATGA
- the ilvB gene encoding biosynthetic-type acetolactate synthase large subunit, whose product MNAQALKADTTHDRHPLAGQSMSGAEVIVQVLADEGVDVMFGYSGGAILPVYDAVFRYNAEHLRADGSEPMPLVVPANEQGAGFMAAGYSRASGRVGVAVVTSGPGATNMVTPVRDSMADSIPLVVICGQVGTAAIGSDAFQEAPVSNIMGACAKHVFLVTDATQLESTVRAAFTLARSGRPGPVVVDVPKDVQNTALSWHGSGELALAGYRARLRAVEQSTLADADCAAFFAALMQAKRPLIYAGGGVIAATAADALRAFVDAFGLPVTTTLMGLGAFDSTNPLALHLLGMHGTAYANYAVEDCDFVLTLGARFDDRVAGVPDKFAPRAKYIAQVDIDPAEIGKVRQVDWHHVGPLTRALERLTAYGKAHDFRPQLDSWHAHVAELKRVHAMNYDRASALVQPYAVIEAINRHTQGRAIVSTGVGQHQMWAAQYFDFCSPRHWLTSGSMGTMGFGLPAAIGAQFAHRDKLVIDIDGDASIRMNIGELETVTTYDLPLKVVVLNNVGDGMVRQWQKLYFKGRFASSDKSLHKKDFVLAAQADGFRWARRLERNEDLEATIAAFLAFEGPAFLEVMIDPDAGVYPMVGPGASYAQMITGDFIASRTQPAAGEASPSDMF is encoded by the coding sequence GTGAATGCACAAGCACTGAAAGCCGACACCACCCACGACCGGCACCCGCTTGCCGGCCAGAGCATGAGCGGCGCCGAAGTGATCGTGCAGGTACTCGCCGATGAAGGCGTGGACGTGATGTTCGGCTATTCCGGCGGCGCGATTCTGCCGGTGTATGACGCCGTTTTTCGCTACAACGCAGAACACTTGCGCGCCGATGGCAGTGAACCGATGCCACTGGTGGTGCCGGCCAACGAACAGGGTGCGGGCTTCATGGCAGCCGGCTATTCGCGTGCCTCGGGACGGGTCGGCGTGGCCGTGGTCACTTCCGGACCGGGTGCCACCAACATGGTCACTCCGGTGCGCGACTCGATGGCCGATTCGATTCCGCTGGTGGTGATCTGCGGTCAGGTCGGAACGGCAGCGATTGGTAGCGATGCGTTCCAGGAAGCGCCGGTCAGCAACATCATGGGTGCGTGTGCCAAGCACGTCTTCCTGGTGACCGATGCGACCCAGCTGGAATCCACCGTGCGTGCAGCATTCACGCTGGCGCGCAGTGGCCGCCCCGGCCCGGTGGTGGTCGACGTGCCGAAGGATGTGCAGAACACCGCGTTGAGCTGGCACGGCAGTGGCGAGTTGGCGCTGGCCGGTTACCGTGCCCGTCTGCGCGCGGTGGAACAGTCGACCCTCGCCGATGCCGACTGCGCGGCGTTTTTCGCCGCGCTGATGCAGGCAAAGCGTCCGCTGATCTATGCCGGCGGCGGCGTGATTGCCGCGACGGCAGCGGATGCGCTGCGCGCGTTCGTCGACGCGTTCGGCCTGCCGGTCACCACCACGCTGATGGGCCTGGGCGCCTTCGACAGTACCAATCCACTCGCGCTGCATCTGCTCGGCATGCACGGTACGGCGTACGCCAACTATGCCGTGGAAGATTGTGACTTCGTGCTGACGCTCGGTGCACGCTTCGATGACCGCGTGGCCGGCGTGCCGGATAAGTTTGCGCCACGCGCGAAGTACATCGCGCAGGTCGACATCGACCCGGCCGAGATCGGCAAGGTCAGGCAGGTTGACTGGCACCACGTCGGCCCGCTCACGCGCGCGCTGGAACGGCTGACCGCCTACGGCAAAGCCCACGACTTCCGTCCGCAGCTCGACTCCTGGCACGCACACGTGGCCGAACTGAAGCGCGTGCATGCGATGAACTACGACCGCGCCAGCGCGCTGGTGCAACCCTATGCGGTGATCGAGGCGATCAACCGCCATACCCAGGGCCGCGCCATCGTCAGTACCGGCGTAGGCCAGCACCAGATGTGGGCGGCACAGTACTTCGATTTTTGTTCGCCGCGCCACTGGCTCACCTCCGGCTCGATGGGCACGATGGGCTTTGGCTTGCCGGCGGCGATCGGCGCGCAGTTCGCCCATCGCGACAAGTTGGTCATCGATATCGATGGCGACGCCAGCATTCGCATGAACATCGGCGAGCTGGAAACCGTCACCACGTACGATCTTCCCCTGAAGGTTGTGGTGCTCAACAATGTCGGCGACGGCATGGTGCGGCAGTGGCAGAAGCTGTATTTCAAAGGCCGCTTCGCCTCGTCCGACAAGAGCCTGCACAAGAAGGATTTCGTGCTCGCCGCGCAAGCCGATGGTTTCCGCTGGGCACGTCGACTGGAACGAAACGAGGACCTGGAAGCCACCATCGCCGCGTTCCTCGCCTTCGAAGGACCGGCCTTCCTCGAAGTGATGATCGATCCCGATGCCGGCGTGTATCCGATGGTCGGTCCCGGTGCGAGTTACGCGCAGATGATCACCGGCGATTTCATTGCCTCGCGCACGCAGCCCGCCGCCGGCGAGGCCTCGCCATCCGACATGTTCTGA
- the ilvA gene encoding threonine ammonia-lyase, biosynthetic, producing MNALAPARVEVGSDLLAQIRAARVYEVAHESALEAAPLLAARLGQQVLLKREDQQPVFSFKLRGAYNRMVQLDAAQRARGVIAASAGNHAQGVALAAAKLGIRATIVMPVTAPQVKIDAVRRFGGAWVEVVLVGDSYSDAQFAAARLQADSGAVFVHPFDDPAVIAGQGTIALEILRQHPGPLQAVFVPVGGGGLLAGVAACIKALRPEVRVIGVQATDSDAMTRSLHAGRRITLDEVGLFADGTAVKQVGELTFALCQQHVDAMLRVDADAICAAIRDLYDDTRSVAEPSGALALAGLKQYVATRGPGSGALVAIVSGANMNFDRLRFVAERAEVGEQREAVFAVTIPEERGSFRRFCATLGQRNITEFNYRISDAHAAHIFVGVRINDRAEREALAASFHAQGFEVLDLTDDELAKLHLRHMIGGRSALARDELLYRFEFPERPGALTHFLGKLHPDWNISLFHYRNHGADHGRILVGIQVPAAEQPLFQRFLSTLGYPHVDESTHPAYRLLLRH from the coding sequence GTGAATGCACTTGCGCCAGCTCGTGTCGAGGTGGGAAGCGACCTGCTGGCGCAGATCCGGGCGGCGCGCGTCTACGAGGTAGCGCACGAGTCCGCGCTGGAAGCGGCACCGTTGCTGGCTGCGCGACTCGGCCAGCAGGTACTGCTGAAACGCGAGGACCAGCAGCCGGTGTTCTCGTTCAAGCTGCGTGGTGCGTACAACCGGATGGTGCAACTGGATGCCGCGCAACGTGCACGTGGGGTCATCGCCGCCTCGGCCGGCAACCACGCACAGGGCGTGGCGCTGGCGGCGGCGAAACTGGGCATCCGCGCGACCATCGTGATGCCGGTGACGGCGCCGCAAGTGAAGATCGACGCGGTACGCCGCTTCGGCGGCGCATGGGTCGAGGTGGTGTTAGTCGGCGATTCCTATAGCGACGCGCAATTTGCCGCGGCGCGCCTGCAGGCCGACAGTGGCGCGGTGTTCGTGCATCCGTTCGACGACCCGGCAGTCATCGCCGGTCAGGGCACCATCGCACTGGAAATCCTGCGCCAGCATCCTGGCCCGTTGCAGGCGGTGTTCGTGCCGGTGGGCGGTGGCGGGCTGCTGGCCGGTGTGGCCGCCTGCATCAAGGCACTGCGGCCGGAGGTGCGGGTGATCGGCGTGCAGGCGACCGATTCGGATGCGATGACCCGTTCGCTGCATGCCGGCCGGCGCATCACGCTGGACGAGGTTGGCCTGTTCGCCGACGGCACCGCGGTGAAGCAGGTCGGCGAACTCACTTTTGCGCTATGCCAGCAGCATGTCGATGCGATGCTGCGTGTTGATGCCGACGCGATCTGCGCGGCGATCCGCGACCTTTACGACGACACCCGCAGCGTCGCCGAGCCATCCGGTGCGCTGGCACTCGCGGGGCTGAAGCAATACGTGGCTACGCGGGGGCCGGGCAGTGGCGCACTGGTGGCGATTGTCTCCGGCGCCAACATGAATTTCGATCGCCTGCGTTTTGTCGCCGAGCGCGCTGAAGTCGGCGAGCAGCGCGAGGCAGTATTTGCGGTGACGATTCCGGAGGAACGCGGCAGCTTCCGCCGCTTCTGCGCCACACTTGGCCAACGCAACATCACCGAATTCAACTACCGCATCAGCGACGCGCATGCGGCGCATATCTTTGTCGGCGTGCGGATCAACGACCGCGCCGAACGCGAGGCACTGGCTGCATCGTTCCATGCACAGGGCTTCGAGGTGCTTGACCTCACCGATGACGAACTGGCCAAGCTGCACCTGCGCCACATGATCGGTGGCCGCTCCGCGCTGGCGCGGGACGAACTGCTGTACCGCTTCGAATTCCCCGAACGTCCCGGTGCGCTCACTCATTTTCTGGGCAAGCTGCATCCGGACTGGAACATCAGCCTGTTCCACTACCGCAACCACGGCGCCGACCACGGCCGCATTCTGGTCGGCATCCAGGTGCCTGCCGCCGAGCAGCCGCTATTTCAGCGCTTTCTGTCCACGCTTGGCTATCCGCATGTGGACGAAAGCACGCACCCTGCTTATCGATTGCTGTTGCGCCACTGA
- the ilvC gene encoding ketol-acid reductoisomerase: MSSNNTLASSRIAVLGYGSQGRAHALNLRDSGLDVVIGLRPNGPTSLKARADGFTVLEPADAVRGADLVAVLTPDMVQPALYREAIEPNIKSGAALLFAHGFNVHFKQINPRSDIDVILVAPKGPGALVRTEYERGRGVPCIWAVHQDASGHAEAKTKAYADGIGGGRAMIIKTDFKEETETDLFGEQAVLCGGASELVIAGFETLTEAGYQPEIAYYEVMHELKLIVDLFYEGGLSKMLEFVSETAQYGDYVSGPRVIDAGVKARMKDVLTDIQNGTFARNWTAEYAAGLPNYKKFKKADLEHPIEQVGAKLRAQMPWLQPAAATTTPLKKAG, translated from the coding sequence ATGAGCAGCAACAACACCCTCGCCTCGTCCCGCATCGCCGTGCTCGGCTATGGCAGCCAGGGCCGCGCGCACGCCCTCAACCTGCGTGACTCCGGTCTCGACGTCGTGATCGGCCTGCGCCCGAACGGGCCCACCTCGCTGAAGGCTCGCGCTGACGGCTTCACCGTATTGGAGCCGGCCGACGCCGTGCGCGGCGCCGATCTGGTCGCCGTATTGACCCCGGACATGGTGCAGCCCGCGCTGTATCGCGAGGCGATCGAACCGAACATCAAGTCCGGCGCCGCCCTGCTTTTCGCGCACGGCTTCAACGTGCACTTCAAGCAGATCAATCCGCGCAGCGACATCGACGTGATTCTGGTCGCACCGAAAGGTCCGGGAGCACTTGTCCGCACCGAGTACGAGCGTGGTCGCGGCGTGCCGTGCATCTGGGCCGTGCACCAGGACGCCAGCGGCCATGCCGAGGCTAAGACCAAGGCCTATGCCGACGGTATCGGTGGCGGTCGCGCGATGATCATCAAGACCGACTTCAAGGAAGAGACCGAGACCGACTTGTTCGGTGAGCAGGCGGTGCTGTGCGGCGGCGCCAGCGAACTGGTGATCGCCGGCTTCGAAACGTTGACCGAGGCGGGCTATCAGCCGGAGATCGCCTATTACGAAGTGATGCACGAGCTGAAGTTGATCGTCGACCTGTTCTACGAGGGCGGCCTGAGCAAGATGCTGGAATTCGTCTCCGAGACCGCGCAGTACGGCGACTACGTCAGCGGGCCGCGCGTGATCGATGCCGGCGTCAAGGCCCGCATGAAGGACGTGCTCACCGACATCCAGAACGGCACGTTCGCACGCAACTGGACGGCTGAATACGCCGCCGGCCTGCCGAACTACAAGAAGTTCAAGAAGGCCGATCTCGAGCATCCGATCGAGCAGGTTGGCGCGAAATTGCGCGCGCAAATGCCATGGCTGCAGCCGGCTGCTGCCACCACCACGCCGCTGAAAAAAGCCGGCTGA
- a CDS encoding GGDEF domain-containing protein — translation MGDVGLADAPTAGPIPPARLFDAMAALTRPREADALDCSLVLSLAELTSAQHVVLARQAAEGAYVETIVHCRPDPTGGYSVQLMDVNESDPALKLLYRCLHQHEPQTALIQGLHRLVVPILCDDKVIGAMQVDSAVSPQSSRPLIDGFARVYANYSALLHESERDKLTGLYNRRSLDRQLHRMLQKLAAAVPEPPLPPTVSVEHRHAATPDRQQVWIAILDIDHFKRINDNYGHIYGDEVILLLAQQMRACFRRSDVLCRFGGEEFVILFNASDETVVKATLERFRQRMANYVFPQVGTVTVSIGYASVGQQDYPAGALDRADKALYYAKQNGRNCIHGYEALLARNLLVEDVVTAGSIDLF, via the coding sequence ATGGGCGACGTGGGATTGGCTGATGCCCCGACGGCGGGCCCCATTCCGCCTGCGCGCCTGTTCGATGCCATGGCGGCGCTCACCCGGCCACGTGAGGCGGACGCGCTGGATTGCAGCCTGGTGCTTTCACTGGCCGAGCTGACGTCCGCGCAGCATGTCGTGCTGGCTCGCCAGGCTGCCGAAGGCGCTTATGTGGAAACCATCGTGCACTGCAGGCCCGATCCCACGGGTGGCTACAGCGTGCAGTTGATGGACGTGAATGAAAGCGATCCCGCTTTGAAACTGCTTTATCGATGCCTGCATCAACATGAACCGCAGACGGCCTTGATCCAGGGGCTGCACCGCCTGGTCGTGCCGATCCTGTGCGACGACAAGGTGATCGGTGCGATGCAGGTGGACAGTGCCGTGTCGCCGCAGTCGAGTCGTCCGCTGATTGACGGCTTTGCCCGCGTTTACGCGAACTATTCAGCGCTGCTCCACGAGAGCGAGCGCGACAAGCTCACTGGCTTGTACAACCGGCGCAGCCTTGATCGGCAGTTGCATCGGATGCTGCAAAAACTTGCCGCCGCGGTACCGGAGCCGCCGCTGCCGCCGACCGTGAGCGTGGAACACCGCCATGCGGCAACGCCGGATCGGCAGCAGGTCTGGATCGCGATTCTCGACATCGATCACTTCAAGCGGATCAATGACAACTACGGGCACATCTACGGTGATGAAGTGATCCTGCTGCTCGCCCAGCAGATGCGCGCGTGCTTCCGTCGTTCCGATGTGTTGTGCCGTTTTGGCGGCGAAGAATTCGTCATTCTGTTCAATGCCTCGGATGAGACGGTGGTCAAGGCGACGCTTGAGCGTTTTCGCCAGCGCATGGCCAACTATGTGTTTCCCCAGGTTGGTACCGTCACGGTCAGCATCGGCTACGCCAGCGTAGGTCAGCAGGACTATCCCGCCGGTGCGCTGGATCGCGCCGACAAGGCGCTGTACTACGCCAAGCAAAATGGTCGGAATTGCATTCATGGCTATGAGGCGCTGCTCGCCCGCAACCTGCTGGTGGAGGACGTCGTGACAGCGGGCAGCATTGACCTGTTCTAG
- the leuB gene encoding 3-isopropylmalate dehydrogenase produces the protein MKAHIVTLPGDGVGPEVTAAAVAVLKAVAAHYEHDFSFDEQLIGGIAIDATGEALPAASLGACQAADAVLLGAVGGPKWSDPNAPVRPEQGLLALRAALGVYANLRPLQVHPSLANLSPLKNDRLKHVDVLFVRELTGGAYFGAKTRTADTATDECKYTVAEIERVVRRAFELARERRQHLTSVDKANVLETSRLWRSTVQRLAADYPDVTVEHQLVDSMAMLLLTRPNRYDVVVTENLFGDILTDEAAALAGSLGLLPSASLGDGKTGLYEPIHGSAPDIAGQGIANPIGAVLSVALLLRHSLGLDAEAIAVEAAVEKVLRHGPRSRDIGGNAGTEEVRDAVLAAIEEHADSAAAFFCGARACG, from the coding sequence ATGAAGGCGCATATCGTTACCCTGCCCGGCGATGGCGTCGGCCCCGAAGTCACCGCTGCAGCCGTTGCCGTGTTGAAAGCTGTGGCGGCGCACTATGAGCATGACTTCAGCTTCGACGAGCAGCTGATCGGCGGCATCGCGATCGATGCCACCGGCGAAGCGCTGCCCGCTGCATCACTGGGTGCCTGTCAGGCTGCCGACGCGGTATTGCTCGGCGCTGTCGGCGGGCCAAAGTGGTCCGACCCGAATGCGCCCGTGCGGCCCGAACAAGGCCTTCTGGCGCTGCGGGCGGCGCTTGGCGTCTATGCCAACCTGCGTCCACTGCAGGTGCATCCCTCGCTGGCGAATCTGTCGCCGCTGAAGAATGACCGGCTGAAGCATGTCGACGTGCTGTTCGTGCGCGAACTCACCGGCGGCGCCTATTTCGGTGCAAAGACGCGCACCGCCGACACCGCCACCGACGAATGCAAATACACCGTGGCCGAGATCGAGCGCGTCGTGCGCCGTGCGTTCGAACTGGCACGCGAACGACGCCAGCACCTCACTTCGGTCGACAAGGCGAACGTGCTGGAAACCTCGCGGCTGTGGCGCAGTACCGTCCAACGCCTCGCCGCCGACTATCCCGACGTGACCGTTGAACACCAGTTGGTCGACTCGATGGCGATGTTGTTGCTGACTCGTCCGAACCGCTACGACGTGGTGGTTACCGAGAACTTGTTTGGCGACATTCTCACCGACGAGGCCGCCGCACTGGCCGGTTCACTGGGACTGTTGCCGTCGGCTTCACTCGGCGATGGCAAGACCGGGCTGTACGAACCGATCCACGGCTCCGCACCGGATATCGCTGGCCAGGGCATCGCCAATCCGATCGGCGCGGTCCTCTCGGTCGCGCTGTTGCTGCGGCACTCGCTGGGGCTGGACGCCGAAGCCATTGCCGTGGAAGCCGCGGTCGAGAAAGTGCTGCGCCATGGTCCGCGCAGTCGCGACATCGGTGGCAACGCCGGTACTGAAGAGGTACGCGATGCCGTGCTGGCAGCGATCGAAGAGCACGCGGACAGCGCCGCCGCCTTTTTCTGCGGAGCCCGCGCATGCGGTTGA
- the leuC gene encoding 3-isopropylmalate dehydratase large subunit, whose product MSAKTLFEKVWDAHVVTTETADTPAVIYVDLHLVHEVTSPQAFSELRERGLQLRRPDRMLATLDHSTPTLPKNADGSHPYANAEAQAQVVQLESNCREFGVELHGWDSADRGIVHVIGPELGATQPGMTIVCGDSHTSTHGAFGALAFGIGTTEVGHVMATQCLLQRKPKTMAIHVDGQLPAGISAKDLILHIIGSIGVDGGTGYVLEYRGAAIEALSMDERMTVCNMSIEAGARAGLIAPDDITFDWLKDRPRVPQGAAWDTAVKTWRALRSDDGASYDREVRIDATAVKPTVTYGTHPGMAIAMDAPVPAATNAQERRALDYMQSRAGQPMQGTPVDVVFIGSCTNSRLSDLREAARVLHGRKIANGVRMLVVPGSEAVRRDAEREGLHHVFTTAGAEWREPGCSMCIAMNGDLAQPGQLVVSTSNRNFEGRQGKGARTVLASPATAAASAIAGRIADPREYAAHDNNRQEQVA is encoded by the coding sequence ATGAGTGCAAAGACCTTGTTCGAGAAAGTCTGGGACGCCCACGTCGTCACCACCGAAACGGCTGACACACCGGCGGTGATCTATGTCGACTTGCACCTGGTGCACGAAGTCACCTCGCCACAGGCATTCAGCGAATTGCGTGAGCGTGGGCTGCAGTTGCGCCGGCCCGACCGGATGCTGGCCACACTGGATCATTCCACCCCGACCCTGCCGAAGAATGCGGACGGCAGCCATCCCTATGCGAATGCCGAAGCACAGGCACAGGTGGTGCAGCTGGAATCCAACTGCCGCGAGTTCGGTGTCGAGCTGCACGGCTGGGACAGTGCCGATCGCGGTATCGTGCATGTGATCGGCCCGGAACTGGGCGCCACGCAGCCAGGCATGACGATTGTCTGCGGCGACAGCCACACCTCGACCCACGGCGCGTTCGGTGCACTCGCGTTCGGCATCGGCACGACCGAGGTCGGCCATGTGATGGCGACCCAGTGCCTGCTGCAACGCAAGCCGAAGACCATGGCAATCCATGTGGACGGCCAATTGCCTGCGGGCATCAGCGCCAAGGATCTGATCCTGCACATCATCGGCAGCATCGGTGTCGATGGCGGCACCGGCTACGTGCTGGAGTATCGCGGCGCGGCGATCGAAGCGCTGTCGATGGACGAGCGCATGACCGTCTGCAACATGTCGATCGAAGCGGGCGCACGCGCCGGCCTGATTGCGCCGGACGACATCACGTTCGACTGGCTGAAAGATCGTCCACGCGTGCCGCAAGGCGCCGCATGGGATACCGCGGTGAAAACCTGGCGCGCGCTGCGCAGCGATGACGGCGCAAGCTATGACCGCGAAGTCCGCATCGACGCCACAGCGGTGAAGCCCACCGTCACCTACGGCACCCATCCGGGCATGGCGATCGCGATGGATGCACCGGTGCCGGCCGCTACCAACGCACAGGAGCGCCGCGCACTCGACTACATGCAGAGCCGCGCCGGCCAACCGATGCAGGGTACGCCGGTCGATGTGGTGTTCATCGGCAGCTGCACCAATTCGCGCCTGTCCGACCTGCGCGAAGCTGCGCGCGTATTGCATGGCCGGAAGATTGCCAACGGCGTTCGCATGCTGGTGGTGCCCGGTTCCGAAGCGGTGCGCCGCGATGCCGAACGCGAAGGCCTGCATCACGTGTTCACCACCGCCGGCGCCGAGTGGCGCGAGCCGGGTTGCTCGATGTGCATTGCCATGAATGGCGACCTGGCACAGCCGGGACAACTGGTCGTCAGTACCTCCAACCGCAACTTCGAAGGTCGCCAGGGCAAGGGTGCGCGCACCGTGCTGGCCAGTCCCGCCACGGCGGCTGCGTCGGCGATCGCCGGGCGTATTGCGGATCCACGCGAATACGCCGCGCATGACAACAACCGCCAGGAGCAAGTCGCATGA
- a CDS encoding branched-chain amino acid transaminase, with protein MSNTPFLWHNGQIKPWAEANVHVSAHALHYGSSVFEGERVYATPNGPAFFRLEDHTRRLFESASVYEIEVGYSEDEINAACVELIRANAMPSAYVRPIVFRGAGGLGVLAKPGAPVEVALIALNWGAYLGDAMEHGADVCVSSWNRPAANTIPSWAKAGGNYLNSQLVGLEARRNGYDEGIALGHNGLLSEGAGENIFVVKRGKLFTPPSSAGILAGITRDSVITLAADLGIAVEERDLPREALYSADEVFMTGTAAEITPVRSVDRKAIGKGAPGPITKALQQAFFGLFDGRTEDRWGWLEFVDAQTCHHASSNDDSRAHGPAQEAMRASA; from the coding sequence ATGAGCAATACACCTTTTCTCTGGCACAACGGGCAGATCAAGCCCTGGGCCGAGGCCAACGTCCACGTCAGTGCGCATGCGCTGCATTACGGTTCATCGGTATTCGAGGGCGAGCGCGTCTACGCCACGCCGAATGGACCGGCATTTTTCCGTCTGGAAGACCACACCCGTCGCCTGTTCGAATCGGCCAGCGTGTACGAGATCGAAGTCGGTTACAGCGAGGACGAGATCAACGCCGCCTGCGTGGAGTTGATCCGCGCCAACGCGATGCCGTCCGCTTATGTGCGACCGATCGTATTTCGTGGCGCCGGTGGTCTCGGCGTGCTGGCCAAGCCGGGTGCGCCCGTCGAAGTGGCACTGATCGCGCTGAACTGGGGCGCCTACCTGGGTGACGCGATGGAGCACGGGGCCGATGTCTGCGTCTCCTCGTGGAATCGCCCTGCGGCGAACACCATTCCCAGCTGGGCCAAGGCCGGCGGCAATTATCTCAACAGCCAGTTGGTTGGGCTGGAAGCACGTCGCAACGGCTACGACGAAGGCATCGCGCTGGGCCACAACGGCCTGCTGAGCGAAGGCGCGGGCGAGAACATCTTCGTGGTCAAGCGCGGCAAGTTGTTCACCCCGCCGTCGAGCGCCGGCATCCTGGCCGGCATCACCCGCGACAGCGTGATCACCCTGGCCGCCGACCTGGGCATCGCGGTGGAGGAACGTGACCTGCCGCGCGAGGCGCTGTATTCGGCGGACGAAGTGTTCATGACCGGCACCGCCGCAGAAATCACCCCGGTGCGTTCGGTGGATCGCAAGGCGATTGGCAAAGGCGCACCCGGTCCGATCACCAAGGCGTTGCAACAGGCGTTTTTCGGCTTGTTCGATGGCCGTACCGAAGACCGCTGGGGCTGGTTGGAGTTTGTTGATGCGCAAACCTGCCATCACGCTTCATCGAATGATGATTCGCGCGCTCACGGACCCGCGCAGGAAGCAATGAGGGCTTCGGCATGA
- the ilvN gene encoding acetolactate synthase small subunit, whose amino-acid sequence MHHTLSILLQNEAGALVRVAGLFAARGYNIDTLTVAATHDPSVSRLTLSLQCDDAALRQILQQTRKLVDVVQVAHPATALAA is encoded by the coding sequence ATGCATCACACCTTGTCCATCCTGTTGCAAAACGAAGCCGGCGCGCTGGTGCGCGTGGCCGGTTTGTTCGCCGCGCGCGGCTACAACATCGACACGCTGACCGTAGCGGCCACCCACGATCCGTCCGTCTCGCGGCTGACGCTTAGCCTGCAATGCGACGACGCCGCACTCCGGCAGATCCTGCAGCAGACCCGCAAGCTGGTCGATGTGGTGCAAGTGGCACATCCAGCGACGGCGCTCGCCGCGTGA